The following DNA comes from Flavobacterium sp. N3904.
GGTCAAATGGAGGCACAACCGATTATGCAATCAGAATCAACAATTTCAAACTACACCACAGTATCTGAAAACCAACTGAACGTCTCTTTTGACATCGATATCCCTTACGATATTTTGTCTAATGGAAAAGTGCACAGCGTTTCGCTAAAAGAAATCAAGCTTCCCGCATCGTATAAATTTTATGCCGTGCCAAAAGCAGAAAAAGATGCGTTTTTACTGGCTGAAATTATAGATTACAGCAAATACAACCTACTAAGAGGTGAAGCCAATATCATTTTTGAAGGCATGTATGTGGGGAAAACTTTTATAGAGCCGAGCCAAACAAGTGACACTTTGAGTTTGAGTATGGGTCGTGATAAAAAAGTGACCATCAAACGAGAGAAAGTTGTGGATCAATCGGGAACCAAGTTTTTATCTTCCAAGAAAGAGCAAACTTTCACCTTTGATATCACTATTAGAAACAACAAGAAAGAAGCGATTGAAATGTTATTGAAAGACCAATATCCGCTGAGTTCTAATAAAGATATTGAAGTTGAATTACTGCAAAGTGATAATGCCAAAGTAAATCTGGAAACTGGAATTCTCTCTTGGCAATTGCAAATGAAACCGAATGAAACTAAGAAAATTAGGATTAGTTACAAAGTTCGCTATCCTAAAGATCAGGTTATAGAAAATTTGTAAACGAAGGGGTATTTGTTTTAAAGAATCCCCGCAAATCACAAAGTTTGCTGGCATTTATTAATTTTGAAAGCTCTGCTTTATGGTTTAAACCGCGCTACTTGCTTCATGATGCTTTTATTTCTGGCTCAGTGTTTTTAGAATAAAAAACAATCTAACTCCTATCAACATCACGTAACTATATAAAAATCAGTTTTTTAAATGTAATTTAAATTGTTTTTATTTTATAAATTTGACTATAACTTTAAAAACAATTGATTATGAAAATAGCTTTATTATTTCTCACATTGTTTTGTTTAAATTTTTCTTACTCACAAACGATCGGACTTCAAACTTTTGCGACAGGTTTTACAAGACCACTGGAAATCACAAATGCGGGTGACAGTAGGTTATTCGTCGTAGAGCAAGGGGGTATTATAAAAATCCTAAATTCCGACGGAACGACCAATCCAAATCCTTTCCTCAACATTTCAAGTTTAATAACTAACAGTGGTGAGAGAGGTTTACTTGGATTGGCTTTTCATCCCAATTATGCTACGAATGGTTTTTTCTTTATTAACTACATCAACTTGGCGGGAAATACTGTGATTGCCAAATACTCTGTTAGCTCGGGAAATCCAAACATTGCAAATGCAGCAAGTGGAATTATTCTTTTAACCATTGCACAACCTTATACAAATCATAATGGAGGAACTCTAAAGTTTGGACCAGATGGTTATTTGTATATTGGCATGGGAGACGGTGGAGACGGTGGAGACCCTGGAAACCGAGCTCAAAATATAAATGAGTTGCTAGGAAAAATGCTTCGCATTGATGTAAATTCAGGGAATCCATACTCTATTCCTTCTGGAAATCCATACGTAGGAATTACCGGTGCCGATGAAATTTGGGCGATTGGACTTCGAAATCCATGGAAATTTTCCTTTGACAAAACCCTTGGAAATTTATGGATTGCAGATGTCGGTCAAGGTCAAATAGAAGAAATTAATAGTGCCCCTTCATCACAATCTGGATTGAACTATGGCTGGCGTTGTTATGAAGGAGATAACGACTACAATACTGCAAGTTGTGCTCCAAAATCAACTATGAAATTTCCACTAAAGACCATAAATCACAATACTGGAGCATGTTCAATAACCGGAGGCTATGTGTATAATGGAACTACATATCCTAAATTTAAAGGGCTGTATTTCTTTACCGATTATTGTGATCCAAAGATAGGCATGCTTACAGATAATGGAACTCTTACTTATTCTAGTATGTACGGGGGAAATAATTTTTCGACTTTTGGGGAAGATAATGCTGGGGAATTATACGTCGCAGCTATAAATAATGGTGCTATTTATAAAATTACCGACACTTCTTTGGGACTAAACTCAAATGAGAAGATTGCTTTTTCAGTTTATCCGAATCCAGCAAAATCCGAAATCATTATTCAAAACTCCAATGAAAATTATCCCGCAGAAGTTATGATTTATGATTTGGACGGCAAATTATTACTGAAACAAAAGGCTGAAGATAAAAATTTAAACACTGTCAAAATGGATAATTTGTCTCAAGGTCTTTATATTGTAAGCATCAAAAACAAAGAAGGCAATGTTTCAAACTACAAATTAGTTGTGAAATAATAAATCCAAAAATTTGTCATAAAAAAACCTGCCAACGTTTGAAGACTGGCAGGTTTTTCTATTTTGTTTATTTCGATATTATGGTGCTGGATCGGGAATAACAGCCTGCACAGCATCTATTTCTTTTAGGATATCGTTCGATAATACAACATCAATTGTGGCAATATTTTCTTTAAGTTGTTCCATTGTTGTTGCACCAATAATTGTACTGGTCAAAAAGGGTTGCTGTTCTACAAATGCCAAAGCAAGTTGCGTCAAAGTCAATCCGTTTTTATGTGCTAATTCTTGATATAATTGAGTAGCCTCGGTGCATTTGGCACTACTGTATCTTGAATATTGAGGAAACAAACTCAATCGTGCGTTGGGATGACTTTCGCCTGTCAAAAACTTACCTGACAGAACACCAAAAGCCAAAGGTGAGTACGCCAATAATCCCACATTTTCGCGAAGACAAACTTCGGCTGACGCATTTTCGAAAAGGCGATTCAGTAACGAATACGGATTTTGAATGGTTTTAATTCTTGGCAAATTATGGTATTTACTTTCTTCGAGAAAACGCATCATTCCCCAAGGATTTTCATTGGAAACTCCAATGTGCTTGATTTTACCCGCTTTGACAAAACCATCCAAGGCTTCCAAAACAGCATGGATATTGTCTTCCCAAGCATCGTCTTGAACTTTGAAACCTCTTTGTCCAAAAAAATTGGTTTTTCGTTCTGGCCAATGCAATTGATAAAGGTCCAAATAATCGGTTTGAAGGCGTTGCAAACTATTGTCCAAAGCATACTGAATACTAGCTGGTGAAAAATCTAATTTTTCGCGCATATAACCGAAAATAGGACTTGGACCAGCAATTTTGGAAGCCAAAACCACTTCGTCTCTTTTCCCAGTTTTCTTGAACCATGAGCCAATAATTTTTTCGGTGCTTCCGTAGGTTTCTTTTTTTCCTGGAATAGAATACATCTCGGCAGTGTCAAAAAAGTTAACGCCTTTTTCCAGTGCATAATCCATCTGGGCGTGTCCTTCAGATTCTGAGTTTTGTTGACCAAAAGTCATGGTGCCAAGACATATTTTGCTGACTTTTATATCGGTATTGGGTAATGTAGTGTATTTCATTTTTTTAAGTGGCTAAGTGGCTAAGAAACTATCCCGATAGCTATCGGGACTAAGTTTTTTTGAAAGCAAAGATAAAAATTAGTTCTTCTTTTTTGGTTTGACATTTCCTAATATTAACATAAAAGGTTCGACGTTTTCACGCGAACCTTTTCTAAACCTATAGTCTTAGTATCTCAGCAACTTAAATTCATTTGCTAAAAGTCATTCAACATTTTTGAAATTTCGTCCAATCTTGGAGTCAAAATAATTTCGATTCTACGATTTTTGGCTTTTCCATCGGCAGTAGCATTGCTTGCCAATGGTGAATATTCGCTTCTTCCAGCAGCAGTAAGATTTTGTTTGTTTACTTTTTTGTTTTCTCCCAAAATAGTAACAATCGCCGTAGCTCTTTTGGTCGAAAGATCCCAGTTATCCGCTATTGGTCCAGAACCTTCGTACGGATCATTATCAGTGTGACCTTCTATCAATACTGAGATGTCAGGATTATCGCCCAACACTTTCCCAACTTCAACAACTGCTTTTTTACCTTCAGAACCTACAGCCCAGCTACCCGAGTTGAAAAGCAATTTGTTCTCCATAGAAACATAAACTTTTCCGTTTTTTTGTTCTACTGTCAAGCCTTTGCCTTCAAAACCATTTAGTGCTTTTGAAAGCGTTTCTTTTAATTTTTTCATACTTGCTTCTTTGGCAGCGATAAGATCTTCAAGTTCTTTCAAACGCTGACTGCTTGCCGTTAATTTTTCCTGTTCCAGTGCCAATGCTTTGGCTTTTGCATCTAGTTGCGCCAATAACTCACGATTCTTTTTCATATTGGCTTCCAGCGATTCATTACTGTTTTTTTCTAAAGCAGCGTAGGAATCTTGTAGCACTTTCATTTTGTTTTGGGCAGCAGCATAATCGGCCTGTACTTTGGCCAAGTTGGCATTAACATCATCCAAATTGGCTTGCAAAGCGGCTTTCTCTGTTTCCAATTGTTTTTTGGAAGCCAAAAGTGCTGCATTTTCATCAGAAATGGATCTGTTTTCCTTTTTTAAATCGGCAAATTTGGTTTCAAGATCATTGTATATTTTCTTGGAAACACAGGAAGTGGACAGTGCGAGAATTAAAAGTCCGATTGAAATTTTTTTAATCATTTGGGTTAAATTTTAATATTTATATGTAGTATTTGAGGTCAAAAGTTTTTGTAAAAAGTATTATCCTAGCCCCGATAGAAGTGGAAATCCTTTTTTTGGGCTATTTTTTTAGCCAAAAAAAGATTGAAACGGATAGCGGGATTAGCTCCTTAAAGCTTTCATTCTTTTACATTTATAATTGTTTTTATTCTATTTCAACCAAAACCGGGCAATGGTCTGAATGCATGGCGTCTGGCAGTATAACGGCTCTTTTGAGTTTATGTTTTAAGGAGTCGCTCACTAAATTGTAATCGATACGCCAACCTTTGTTATTCCCGCGAGCTCCGGCGCGGTAACTCCACCAGGAATATTGGTGTGGTTCGCTGTTGAAATGGCGAAAACTATCGACAAATCCCGATTTCATAAACTTGTCTAGCCACGCTCTTTCTTCGGGTAAAAAGCCCGATACATTTTTGTTTCTGATTGGATCATGAATATCAATCGCCTCGTGACAAATGTTGTAATCTCCGCAAATGATAAGATTGGGTATTTCTTTTTTGAGCTCATCAATGTAGTTTTGAAAATCGTCCATAAACATAAATTTATGATCCAATCGTTCAAAATTGGTTCCCGAAGGCAAGTACAAACTCATCACAGAGCAATCGTCAAAATCGGCACGAAGGTTTCTACCTTCAAAATCCATGTGCTGAATTCCAGTTCCGTACACCACGTTATTGGGTTTTGTTTTTGAAAGTATAGCAACGCCGCTATACCCTTTTTTGGTAGCCGGATAATAATACTGATACGGATAGCCAGCGGCAGTAATATCTGCAACAGGAATTTGCTCTTCGGTGGCTTTGATTTCCTGCAAACAGATTACATCGGGATTAGCATGTTGCAACCATTCGATAAATCCTTTGTTGATAGCGGCGCGAATTCCGTTTACGTTGTAAGAGATTATCTTCATTTATATGTTTAAGTTTTAATAAAAAAAAGGGCTGTTCCCCATAAATATAAGGTTCAAACTTTTATTTAAAATTCGAAATATTTTTTTTGTCGAATCCAAAAGTAATAAAAAGTATAAAGAATGAATCAAAAAAAAACATAAAAAAATGGAGTATTTTGCTATCTTTGTGTCTTGCTCAAAAAACAAAAAATAAATGGGTTTAGTTACCGCGAAAGAAGTTGCAAAGGCAATTAACACGGACAAGTACGGCGTTTTCGGTACTTTTTCGGGCTGGTTGTTGATGAAAGTTTTGAAGATTTCGACATTAAATCAAATATACGACAGGAACAAGCATTTGAAAGAATTGCCGTTCTTGAATGCCATATTGGATGAATTTCAAATTAAATTTGAAATTCCTGAAGAAGATTTTAAACGATTACCAAAAGATGGCGCCTATATTACCATTTCAAATCATCCGCTTGGGGGAATTGATGGTATTTTGTTGTTGAAATTAATGCTCGAAAGAGAACCCAATTTCAAGATCATAGCCAACTTTTTGTTGCATCGTATTGACCCAATGAAACCGTATATTATGCCGGTGAATCCTTTTGAAAACCACAAAGACGCCAAATCCAGCGTGGTAGGAATTAAGGAAACGCTACGTCACCTTAGAGACGGAAAACCTTTGGGTATGTTTCCGGCAGGTGAAGTTTCTACTTATAAAGATGGAAAACTAGTCGTGGATAAAGCTTGGGAAGAAGGAGCAATAAAAGTAATCCGAAAAGCTCAGGTTCCTGTTGTCCCTATTTATTTTCATGCCAAAAACAGTCGTTTGTTTTATTTTCTATCCAAAATAAATGACACTTTAAGAACAGCAAAACTGCCTTCAGAGTTATTGACGCAGAAAGATCGTATTATCAAGGTACGTGTTGGGAAACCGATTTCGGTTGCAGAACAAAACGAACATGAATCAATCGAAGATTACACGGAGTTTTTGAGAAAGAAAACATACATGTTGGCCAATCCTTTCGAAAAAGAGAATAATTTTTTGAATACGGCGAGTTTGAAACCGACCAAAAGCCCTAAAAAGATTGTAACTCCAGCCAACACTGAAAAAATGATTGCCGAAGTGACTGCGTTGCGAACAAAAGACCTCCGCCTTTTGCAAAGTAAAAACTATGAAGTCTTTTTTGCCGAGGCCAAACAAATTCCAAATATTCTTCATGAAATTGGACGTTTGCGTGAAATTACTTTTAGGGAAGTTGGAGAAGGAACAAACGAATCCATTGACATTGACAAATACGACCAATACTATCGTCACCTCTTTTTGTGGGATGACGACACCAAACAAATTGCAGGAGCCTACCGTATGGGATTGGGATCTCAAATTTTTCCCAAATATGGTATTGAAGGGTTTTATTTGAACGGACTTTTCCGTTTTGAACCCGAATTGCATGACATGATGAGTAAGTCCATAGACATGGGTAGGGCTTTTATAATTAAGGAATATCAGCAAAAACCAATGCCATTGTTCCTATTGTGGAGAGGAATTATACACACCACTTTACATTATCCAGAGCATAAATATTTGTTGGGCGGAGTGAGTATCAGCAATCAATTTTCGGATTTCTCGAAATCATTGATGATTGAATTCATGAAATCACACTATTATGATCCTTACATCGCACAATACATTCATCCGAAAAAAGAATTTAAAGTCAAACTGAAAGATGCCGATAAGGATTTTATTTTTGACGAAGCGGAAGCCGATTTGAATAAATTCGACAAACTTATTGATGAGTTGGAACCAGGGATTTTGAGACTTCCAGTATTGATAAAAAAATACATCAAACAAAACGCTAAACTTGTCGCTTTTAATGTTGATCCGTTATTCAACAATGCTATTGATGGATTAATGTACATTCGGATTTCGGATATTCCGGAGAGTACAATGAAACCCGTGATGGAAGAATTCCAGACTGAATTGGAACGTAAGCTGAATGATAAAGAAGAGTAAATTTTAGATTGCAGATTGCAGATTGCAGATTGCAGATTGCAGATTGCAGATTGCAGATTTATAAAAAAAATCCAGAAATTCTGGATTTTTTTATGCTTATTTCCAAATGGATTCTTTTAAAATGGAATCGTAGGTGTTGTTTTCTACAAAATAGGTTATTCTCACAATCTGATAAAAAATTAAAAAACAAGCCAAAACATACGCCAATTTTTTATTGTATAAAACGCGATTGAAATACTCTTTTTTGGTGATTAATTCAGCAATTAAAACTACAATTGTTACCACACAAAAAAGAGCCAAAAACGGCCCTAAAACATGATAATGAAGGCTTTTGTATAAATCTCCTTCATAGAAATACACCAAAGATTTGGTTATTCCGCAACCCGGACAAGGAAAACCGGTAAGCATCTTGAACGGACATAAAGATTGATCAGTTTCAAGATGATTATTCTGATTGTGCATCATTAAAAAAAACGGAATTACAAGGGTTATGATAGCCCCTATAATTCCGAGTATTTTGCGGTCTCGTTTCATCTTTTATTAAAATTCAAACGTTTAAAACCATCCTTTCTTTCCAACTTGGTAAGTTTGGTAAAACTCTTCATCGGTTTTGGTCAGATATATTATACCTTCGATTAAACCAATTATCCCACCAATACCACAAGTTACAACACCCAAAATAAGTTGAATGATTCCTTCTTGTGTGTATCCTAAAATAAATTTATGAACCCCAAATCCGCCCAAAACGATTGCTAAAACTCCAGCTACAACTTTTTTGTTTTCTTGACGAATTGGTTGTGGTGCATTCCATTCTTCTTTTTTTGAATTTTCCATAATCTAAAATTTATTCTGTTTGACCAATTTCATTTATTTCTTCAAAGCTACTTTTCGGGTCTGAACCATATGCATTCGCCCCACTATCTCCTTCTTGACAGAATAATACAAGCAACCAAATTGAACCTATTAAAGGAATTAAAATAATAAAGAAAAACCACCCACTTTTACCTACGTCATGTAATCGTCTTACAGCCACAGCGAAACCTGGCAAAAAAGTCGCCAATGCATACGCAACATAAAGATAACCGTACGGCAACGGTTCAAAATTCATTCCTGTTGAACTATCAATAATAGTAGCTAGAACAAGAATAATC
Coding sequences within:
- a CDS encoding PQQ-dependent sugar dehydrogenase; translation: MKIALLFLTLFCLNFSYSQTIGLQTFATGFTRPLEITNAGDSRLFVVEQGGIIKILNSDGTTNPNPFLNISSLITNSGERGLLGLAFHPNYATNGFFFINYINLAGNTVIAKYSVSSGNPNIANAASGIILLTIAQPYTNHNGGTLKFGPDGYLYIGMGDGGDGGDPGNRAQNINELLGKMLRIDVNSGNPYSIPSGNPYVGITGADEIWAIGLRNPWKFSFDKTLGNLWIADVGQGQIEEINSAPSSQSGLNYGWRCYEGDNDYNTASCAPKSTMKFPLKTINHNTGACSITGGYVYNGTTYPKFKGLYFFTDYCDPKIGMLTDNGTLTYSSMYGGNNFSTFGEDNAGELYVAAINNGAIYKITDTSLGLNSNEKIAFSVYPNPAKSEIIIQNSNENYPAEVMIYDLDGKLLLKQKAEDKNLNTVKMDNLSQGLYIVSIKNKEGNVSNYKLVVK
- a CDS encoding aldo/keto reductase, translating into MKYTTLPNTDIKVSKICLGTMTFGQQNSESEGHAQMDYALEKGVNFFDTAEMYSIPGKKETYGSTEKIIGSWFKKTGKRDEVVLASKIAGPSPIFGYMREKLDFSPASIQYALDNSLQRLQTDYLDLYQLHWPERKTNFFGQRGFKVQDDAWEDNIHAVLEALDGFVKAGKIKHIGVSNENPWGMMRFLEESKYHNLPRIKTIQNPYSLLNRLFENASAEVCLRENVGLLAYSPLAFGVLSGKFLTGESHPNARLSLFPQYSRYSSAKCTEATQLYQELAHKNGLTLTQLALAFVEQQPFLTSTIIGATTMEQLKENIATIDVVLSNDILKEIDAVQAVIPDPAP
- a CDS encoding flagellar motor protein MotB; the encoded protein is MIKKISIGLLILALSTSCVSKKIYNDLETKFADLKKENRSISDENAALLASKKQLETEKAALQANLDDVNANLAKVQADYAAAQNKMKVLQDSYAALEKNSNESLEANMKKNRELLAQLDAKAKALALEQEKLTASSQRLKELEDLIAAKEASMKKLKETLSKALNGFEGKGLTVEQKNGKVYVSMENKLLFNSGSWAVGSEGKKAVVEVGKVLGDNPDISVLIEGHTDNDPYEGSGPIADNWDLSTKRATAIVTILGENKKVNKQNLTAAGRSEYSPLASNATADGKAKNRRIEIILTPRLDEISKMLNDF
- a CDS encoding exodeoxyribonuclease III, with protein sequence MKIISYNVNGIRAAINKGFIEWLQHANPDVICLQEIKATEEQIPVADITAAGYPYQYYYPATKKGYSGVAILSKTKPNNVVYGTGIQHMDFEGRNLRADFDDCSVMSLYLPSGTNFERLDHKFMFMDDFQNYIDELKKEIPNLIICGDYNICHEAIDIHDPIRNKNVSGFLPEERAWLDKFMKSGFVDSFRHFNSEPHQYSWWSYRAGARGNNKGWRIDYNLVSDSLKHKLKRAVILPDAMHSDHCPVLVEIE
- a CDS encoding lysophospholipid acyltransferase family protein translates to MGLVTAKEVAKAINTDKYGVFGTFSGWLLMKVLKISTLNQIYDRNKHLKELPFLNAILDEFQIKFEIPEEDFKRLPKDGAYITISNHPLGGIDGILLLKLMLEREPNFKIIANFLLHRIDPMKPYIMPVNPFENHKDAKSSVVGIKETLRHLRDGKPLGMFPAGEVSTYKDGKLVVDKAWEEGAIKVIRKAQVPVVPIYFHAKNSRLFYFLSKINDTLRTAKLPSELLTQKDRIIKVRVGKPISVAEQNEHESIEDYTEFLRKKTYMLANPFEKENNFLNTASLKPTKSPKKIVTPANTEKMIAEVTALRTKDLRLLQSKNYEVFFAEAKQIPNILHEIGRLREITFREVGEGTNESIDIDKYDQYYRHLFLWDDDTKQIAGAYRMGLGSQIFPKYGIEGFYLNGLFRFEPELHDMMSKSIDMGRAFIIKEYQQKPMPLFLLWRGIIHTTLHYPEHKYLLGGVSISNQFSDFSKSLMIEFMKSHYYDPYIAQYIHPKKEFKVKLKDADKDFIFDEAEADLNKFDKLIDELEPGILRLPVLIKKYIKQNAKLVAFNVDPLFNNAIDGLMYIRISDIPESTMKPVMEEFQTELERKLNDKEE
- a CDS encoding DUF2752 domain-containing protein, whose translation is MKRDRKILGIIGAIITLVIPFFLMMHNQNNHLETDQSLCPFKMLTGFPCPGCGITKSLVYFYEGDLYKSLHYHVLGPFLALFCVVTIVVLIAELITKKEYFNRVLYNKKLAYVLACFLIFYQIVRITYFVENNTYDSILKESIWK
- a CDS encoding TM2 domain-containing protein, producing the protein MENSKKEEWNAPQPIRQENKKVVAGVLAIVLGGFGVHKFILGYTQEGIIQLILGVVTCGIGGIIGLIEGIIYLTKTDEEFYQTYQVGKKGWF
- a CDS encoding DUF805 domain-containing protein, with product MIEWYKKVVFENYANFSGRARRSEYWYYLLMNMIILVLATIIDSSTGMNFEPLPYGYLYVAYALATFLPGFAVAVRRLHDVGKSGWFFFIILIPLIGSIWLLVLFCQEGDSGANAYGSDPKSSFEEINEIGQTE